The window GCTCGGAAGGGTTTGGCCGTTCAGCGAAACCTGGCATCCGGTATTGGTCGCCAACAGGGCCGCGAAAGCCAATGCGCCGATCGTTCCGCGTGTAATCCACTGCGTGTTCATCTTGTTTTCCATCGTTGTACGCCCCAACGCGTAAGGTTTTCGGACCGAACGGCTCACGCAACGAGAGCCCGTCTGCCTGAAATCGGTGACAGAATCGTTATCGGCGGAAGAACCGGAAAACCTTGACATGATTCGAGAAAAAGGTTCGGGAGAGTTTCCCACCGGCGGGGTTCCAACTGTCCCCACGGGTGTCACGCGAGTTCCACGCCGCACGCGAATCCGGCGTGACTCCCGGTCGACGATGGGGCACAATGGGAACATACACACGAACCACACGGGTAAGACATTGATGTCCAACATGATTGATCGACGCCGATTTCTGCGAGCCGGTCTGGCTGGAGGCGCCGCGATTGCCGCCGGAGCCGGCTCCGTACGCCCGGCACACGCCGCTGGCCGAGCGAAGTGGGAAGAGGCCATCCAGCGTGGCTTGGAATGGCTCAGCAGCAAGCAGTCGTCCCGTGGTCAGTGGAATACCACCGTCTACCCGACGGCCATGGCGGCTTTGTCAGGCACGGCCCTGATCGGCAGCGGCAGCACGACCACCCAAGGCCCCTACGCTCGTCAAATTGCACGAGCATCGGATTTCTTGATCAGCAAGTCGCGAAGCAACGGCTTGATCGGCGATCCCCAAACCGATTCGCGATACACCTACGGGCACGGCTTTTCGATGCTGTTCCTGTCTCAGGTTCTGGGTGAGGAAGGGTTGCTCGATCGCCGGGAAGAATTGGTTGATGTATTGGCCAAAGCGGTTGAGTTCAGCGGCAATGCCCAAACTGAGGCTGGAGGTTGGGGGTACGTCTCAGCCAAAGAAGGCAACGATTTTGATGAAGGCAGCACAACGATCACGCAAGTCCAAGGTTTGCGTGGATGTCGCAACGCCGGGATTCCGGTCAGTGGCGAAGTGATCGACAAGGCGAAGGAATACATTTATCGCTGCAAGAATCCCGATGGCGGCATCAGTTACAGCAGTCGGCAAACCGGCAGCAGTCGTCCCGCAATCACCGCGGCGGCATTGGCGGCTTTGTACAACGCGGGTGACTATGACAGCGAACATGTGCCGGACATGCTGAAGTACAGCAAAGAAACGCTGCACGACATCAACAACGGGGCTCGCGCCTTTGGCCACTGGCACTACACGTATCTGTACTACAGCCAAGTCGTTTATCGGCAAGGCGACGAGTTGTGGTTGCCATTCCGCGATCGGTTGTACGATCGAATCGCGGCGGAACAAAAACCGGACGGATCGTGGGAGGGACAAATTCATCCGGTCTATGTGACCGCGTGCAACCTGATCATGCTGCAGATCGATCGCGGATTCCTCCCGATCTACCAACGCTGAGGCTGACGATGGATTTGGAATCGTTCAGTCAACGCGTGCTAGAAATATTGAAACGTCACTTTCCCACCGAAGGGTTTCGGGCGGGGGAGGAACTTGGTGTGCTCACCTGTGGCGAGTTGCAGTTTGGGCTTTCCAATTTGTTGGCTCAACATCAGCAGGCGGGGTTCACCGACGAAGAATTGGACGAAACCGTTCGCGTCACGTTCGAGCGAATGCTGGAAATGGTC of the Rhodopirellula baltica SH 1 genome contains:
- a CDS encoding prenyltransferase/squalene oxidase repeat-containing protein yields the protein MTESLSAEEPENLDMIREKGSGEFPTGGVPTVPTGVTRVPRRTRIRRDSRSTMGHNGNIHTNHTGKTLMSNMIDRRRFLRAGLAGGAAIAAGAGSVRPAHAAGRAKWEEAIQRGLEWLSSKQSSRGQWNTTVYPTAMAALSGTALIGSGSTTTQGPYARQIARASDFLISKSRSNGLIGDPQTDSRYTYGHGFSMLFLSQVLGEEGLLDRREELVDVLAKAVEFSGNAQTEAGGWGYVSAKEGNDFDEGSTTITQVQGLRGCRNAGIPVSGEVIDKAKEYIYRCKNPDGGISYSSRQTGSSRPAITAAALAALYNAGDYDSEHVPDMLKYSKETLHDINNGARAFGHWHYTYLYYSQVVYRQGDELWLPFRDRLYDRIAAEQKPDGSWEGQIHPVYVTACNLIMLQIDRGFLPIYQR